The following are encoded in a window of Pectinophora gossypiella chromosome 8, ilPecGoss1.1, whole genome shotgun sequence genomic DNA:
- the LOC126368681 gene encoding uncharacterized protein LOC126368681 isoform X4 codes for MMGMLWVVLFVALTGAPLGQGLPLRSTPQAYPHDTSGDSLVEAWGSTGGLYAALPALALVITAIGFLFGCTWCYRHKDCKLFTASATHLHDARRQPAPDSGFSEPVNNNISEDNNNGPISLREMQNIANNNAAAYIVSENEERNRVSRESVVEFEPLPSGIRAVDPLEHCADWFGGEDLPRNRLQYLREIGRGWFGRVVEGEIEDEGATSTVAVKILNQNASLEDKARFLDEAKIYRDVTHENILAFIAKCLQEDPWILMFELCSMDLQQYLIQNRPKMAILNEGGVPLQLMCDVTSALAHLHSRGYLYGNVSSTTVLVRSPTGSAPRAVLGSYVTAETPHEFTAPETRRHPPLHTMSSEVWSLGTLIWEVCAWGAGVPPQQPPPPDLPCPYRDHLYQVMQLCWNPTAESRPTSAQVQALLNHLHTTHATAHSANDAAPDHGYGSSDFEERWQRLKPNTIPKIDEHVALVHAPSTSMASHFTGSEEFDNAPTTQDTLSVDMDTAVSRSSSIMSDKDPLSVQIKSESLTNLHGSLEDVRNIYLTHNETALLECHQGNISLEEREKEQDRSDSSVDPWVKDLIAGSQDDVSYYKDVSDVIKNLDNILNSEKTSSSESSHQASPSRDNLSLDCKKDYPVQSSMVKSPGITNFQNILELGFNAQPEEPCDEDEEVDRETIGTLSHSFERHSDTLSQHTLENLTPDTPIKDMDIVSKIEDERKETNASTETTRHDTELPKEKIDSSDKKLPKLKDLCVVSLSSVSETNEQLNVREDCETSCDSNLDEIVRTQVKPKSIDNTVQNDQEKSIVEAIEGKLIQESEATKENNIDELIEEKGEELNNVENVILPNVVNDIAVNLLENEVIQPAVEIVSKILQENENAVQKELPPELGLREINRTEIVAIASNDNLKEITNALIDEERKVFCEPENKHEIKVESLPSLDKQEDSSSSPRNTPEPVQIIDKEEHTEPTQNIDTEKAETAENYKVTRAPVLPSETVQNVAQEEIEEKNVVKDTEIIEVEDNATSNIVATKAQSNDSTAYMDLINYTSSEIDNNSEILQDSNVKKIIQSCLDQPDKDTNCSIIRNESTVYLDLPSMLKDTHDFLHSERITSQIVESNDVICASTPKGSECSADNILEGSVKENENSDLSVTKIPDDATVKSEQKFVADILSPFDSPTKSHPTDTYDENSSVVLGPFENCTIEYKGVKTEVDLPKEELLAFSSNFSEINLETPSPLRDGNFLNEVPDIVPDDLQFDDLTLSEAKKEVLTDNTDETDKSGTTKHVSPSTPPNSPGIYLASTSQQKYLVDIDLEPPEPSYPPIETDSGLSSLQKEIDLNQIELQITTKLAMAENENNLNIEYSGPLTVEGLVSEEDAVLRESDAMPEAFLAGNGGSVEDNCGFSLDEECVKALRNELELKLPLAQVAGIEPAEAEWGELPPPPELVLSYSAAPPALSPIAEETRHQLSAYENDAWNTSNRTDSSESYPEPCNDSTAEVTDLPTGAVGSNDHSTYTILSKESKHDTYTIQKDIPTSKEATMSADSLNGSPYKKPKAPSPIDDRTYNKNEDEKVSNCERISQVSPFLMSPTTETSAPDSVDNATGVSTLSKTTLPTDAKHSKPSECLSKATSIDSWCSNDTLYNVEENFDDLVMDADIAEFENERPELMKSASTETLTRNDEEKEHSHCSTYIVHDSKSEACETFSPDSITANDNYTYTKAKTELAGATPSVLTKSEVNDSTKNTTKDLAYGTLPSYSNCTTELVSGIDEHWRFQQPELVRRSPIADQAIFTPPRFTEIKESLPNDSPQITTEPVKKMDSIDITCLQDDINSHKSESSDSQILIDIESPQCNYRNDMAPSVTSTPLTEAVIEDDNVEVIHMQLPEESESAESLINSIPNFQTFLQSAEIRPQDISSASCEQLNSQDTGLLLEGESRTLSRDSNRDSMVVSDRTPTYSDFESSAVMKPQELNSRDKSSQSMESGMSSGDFRQFENSVRACPQDLSSLIDASSLFLTNERKVSEVEPNNESDQNSQPRRSVESIQTVDASSPVITNLIESHHLIPNITYNMVVTDLDEEETDQPHSIIITEVPQAPKEFKNKEVTLCKGVEPPKEAVEELKESPNRTFDSHTEINNLNHTYDSHTVVSPVISSQETSKPETKVNDREPRVNGVDDATKEIKHHAEKSPKTEIKETKIQTDSEKELPNGSVTGLAKEITCNGNGQNYATVHFLNETFEELLESNVDDSKNVKLPEPSLEETSAIELESPDVKGDEKTHENNVEKVSDLVNGVEDKVIPVTEDFLQNEKKFCTLDSYFPLLSDIRFTGPATEIMSTSFTQDSPTEPVSPECEQDNKPDAAADIVKEWDSDSESHSSNSSSGEFIWKDGDGHETAVVPTTHFDHQQKGGSQPSAPPPGDAAPSGAASEGSADSGSGSEGDEVEFVPSSWDCRAAPAKSSLRSLEQAPPTDGKKRVVFKRQKYHCVYEYPRELTEVDTHSPAYLPDLSTYCEWDPSSAEEAELGYGQLYGAPMDMYQLRSGIAFGSDYDEDFFISSSARPFESLGIMSTTSQFFPGMHVKPQLLEHDLDDADDFPPPPSPLAPTALTQTRTPSLDFTTPDSGVEDFTPGSTTTEEDFKTKKIPESEVSQCWKPIDSGSSSESVSPSSPGGEALGGLRHTRDKLKLDLPPSPHIPSPRHNRVFNFVLDKPKRHRIPDERPAETPLVMTDETPIVTTSLAIQKDAEDVTVPEPTFSTFGKGHANQKNVEPENSDQKIILTDEIEEETAEVKEESPVKVEAVKGEGTVLDSGDEDSGIESSSKATLERKTPNVS; via the exons GTGGTAGAAGGCGAAATCGAGGACGAAGGTGCGACGTCGACGGTAGCGGTAAAGATACTCAACCAGAACGCGTCGCTGGAAGACAAGGCGCGGTTCCTTGACGAAGCCAAAATATATCGTGACGTCACACACGAAAACATCCTCGCCTTCATAGCCAAATGTCTGCAGGAAGACCCTTGGATACTCATGTTTGAGCTATGCTCGATG GATCTCCAGCAGTACCTGATACAGAACCGTCCGAAGATGGCGATATTGAACGAGGGCGGCGTGCCGTTGCAGTTGATGTGTGACGTCACGTCCGCGCTTGCGCACTTGCACTCGAGAGGATACTTATATGG CAACGTAAGCAGCACTACGGTTCTGGTCCGCTCACCGACCGGCAGCGCACCCCGGGCAGTACTGGGCAGCTACGTCACAGCTGAGACGCCACACGAGTTCACCGCGCCAGAGACGCGCCGCCATCCACCTTTGCACACG ATGTCCAGCGAAGTATGGTCGCTAGGCACGTTGATATGGGAGGTGTGCGCGTGGGGCGCCGGCGTGCCGCCGCAGCAGCCGCCGCCGCCTGACCTGCCCTGTCCGTATCGCGACCATCT ATACCAAGTAATGCAGCTGTGTTGGAACCCGACCGCGGAGTCTCGACCGACGTCGGCGCAGGTGCAGGCGCTACTCAACCACTTGCACACGACACATGCGACCGCCCACAGCGCTAACGACGCCGCGCCAGACCACGGCTATGGCAGCAGCGATTTTGAAGAGCGCTGGCAAAGACTCAAGCCCAACACCATCCCCAAAATAGACGAACACGTGGCCCTCGTCCACGCCCCCTCCACCTCCATGGCCTCGCATTTCACCGGCTCTGAGGAATTCGACAATGCGCCCACCACGCAGGACACCCTCAGCGTCGACATGGATACTGCTGTCTCGCGCTCGAGCAGCATCATGTCTGACAAAGATCCCCTCTCCGTTCAAATCAAATCCGAAAGTCTGACCAATCTCCACGGTTCCCTAGAAGACGTCCGTAACATCTACCTCACGCACAATGAAACCGCTCTACTGGAATGCCATCAAGGTAATATAAGCCTCGAAGAGAGGGAGAAGGAACAAGACCGTTCCGACAGCTCGGTTGATCCGTGGGTCAAAGACCTCATAGCGGGCAGTCAGGATGACGTCAGCTACTATAAAGATGTGAGCGATGTCATAAAGAATCTCGATAACATCCTCAACTCGGAGAAAACTTCCAGTTCCGAGTCGAGTCACCAGGCCAGTCCGTCGAGAGATAACCTGAGTTTGGACTGCAAAAAAGATTACCCGGTTCAATCGAGCATGGTTAAATCTCCGGGTATCACCAATTTCCAAAACATTCTTGAATTGGGCTTCAATGCTCAACCGGAAGAACCTTGTGATGAGGATGAAGAGGTGGACAGGGAGACTATCGGGACTCTCAGTCATTCGTTTGAGCGTCATAGCGACACACTCAGTCAACACACGTTGGAGAACCTAACTCCTGACACGCCCATTAAGGATATGGACATTGTTAGCAAAATTGAAGACGAGAGAAAGGAAACAAATGCATCTACAGAAACGACGCGTCATGACACGGAACTgccaaaagaaaaaatagataGTAGTGATAAAAAATTACCGAAGTTAAAGGATTTATGTGTAGTCTCATTATCTAGTGTAAGCGAAACAAATGAACAATTGAATGTAAGAGAAGACTGTGAAACATCGTGTGATAGTAACTTAGATGAAATCGTTAGGACTCAAGTGAAACCTAAGTCAATAGATAATACAGTTCAAAATGATCAAGAGAAATCAATTGTAGAAGCTATTGAAGGAAAATTGATACAAGAATCAGAAGCGACAAAAGAGAATAACATAGACGAACTAATTGAAGAAAAAGGAGAAGAATTGAATAATGTTGAAAACGTAATCTTGCCGAATGTTGTGAACGACATAGCTGTCAATTTACTTGAAAATGAAGTTATTCAACCAGCTGTGGAAATagtttcaaaaatattacagGAAAATGAAAATGCTGTTCAGAAAGAATTACCACCAGAACTAGGTTTAAGAGAAATTAATAGAACTGAAATCGTAGCTATAGCGTCCAATGATAATTTAAAGGAAATCACAAATGCTTTAATTGATGAAGAAAGGAAAGTTTTTTGTGAACCagaaaataaacatgaaattaAAGTTGAATCTCTCCCGTCATTGGATAAGCAAGAAGACTCATCATCTTCACCTAGAAACACACCTGAGCCagtacaaataattgataagGAGGAGCATACAGAACCAACTCAAAATATTGACACTGAAAAGGCTGAAACTGCAGAAAACTATAAAGTAACACGCGCTCCAGTGTTGCCATCTGAAACAGTACAAAATGTTGCCCAAGAAGAAATTGAAGAAAAAAACGTTGTAAAAGATACAGAAATTATTGAAGTTGAAGATAATGCAACATCTAATATAGTAGCTACGAAAGCGCAGTCAAACGACAGCACTGCGTACATGGATCTCATTAATTATACTTCTAGTGAAATCGATAACAATAGTGAAATTCTACAAGACAGCAATGTGAAGAAGATCATACAGTCTTGCCTAGACCAGCCTGATAAAGATACTAATTGTTCTATAATCAGGAACGAGTCGACAGTGTACTTAGATCTGCCTAGTATGTTAAAAGATACGCACGACTTTTTACATTCGGAAAGAATAACTAGTCAAATTGTTGAATCTAATGATGTAATTTGCGCGAGCACGCCTAAGGGAAGCGAGTGTTCTGCTGATAATATTCTAGAAGGTTCTGTGAAAGAGAATGAGAACTCAGACTTATCAGTGACAAAGATCCCTGATGACGCGACTGTTAAATCTGAACAAAAGTTTGTGGCGGACATACTTAGTCCATTTGATTCGCCAACTAAAAGCCATCCAACAGACACTTACGATGAAAACAGTTCTGTTGTATTAGGTCCGTTCGAAAATTGCACAATCGAATACAAAGGTGTCAAAACTGAAGTCGATTTACCGAAAGAAGAGTTGTTGGCGTTCTCTTCTAACTTTAGCGAGATAAACCTTGAAACGCCTTCGCCGCTGCGCGACGGAAACTTCTTGAACGAAGTGCCAGACATCGTTCCTGATGATTTACAATTCGACGATTTGACTCTGAGTGAAGCGAAGAAAGAGGTACTCACGGATAACACTGATGAAACTGACAAATCAGGTACAACAAAACACGTGTCGCCGTCCACGCCTCCAAACTCGCCAGGCATATATTTAGCCTCCACTTCTCAACAAAAGTACTTAGTAGATATAGATTTGGAGCCGCCTGAGCCGTCTTATCCCCCCATAGAAACTGATTCTGGTCTGAGCTCGTTGCAGAAAGAGATAGACTTAAATCAAATTGAGCTGCAGATCACTACTAAGCTAGCGATGGCAGAGAATGAGAATAATTTGAATATAGAGTATTCTGGGCCACTTACTGTGGAAGGTTTAGTGTCGGAAGAAGACGCAGTTCTGAGAGAGAGTGACGCGATGCCTGAAGCTTTTCTGGCTGGTAACGGAGGATCAGTGGAAGACAATTGCGGCTTCAGCTTGGATGAAGAGTGTGTCAAAGCGCTGCGGAATGAACTGGAATTGAAGCTACCTTTAGCGCAG GTGGCAGGTATCGAGCCAGCCGAGGCAGAGTGGGGCGAGCTGCCTCCACCACCAGAACTAGTCCTAAGTTACAGTGCGGCGCCGCCCGCACTTAGCCCCATCGCTGAAGAGACGCGCCACCAGTTAAGCGCATACGAAAATGACGCAT GGAACACATCTAACCGCACAGATTCGTCGGAAAGCTACCCGGAGCCGTGCAACGACTCGACCGCGGAGGTCACTGACCTGCCCACGGGCGCCGTCGGCTCCAACGACCACTCCACGTACACCATCCTCTCCAAGGAATCCAAGCACGATACCTATACTATACAAAAGGATATACCTACTAGCAAGGA AGCTACAATGAGCGCCGACAGTCTAAACGGTAGTCCTTACAAAAAGCCCAAAGCGCCGTCCCCAATTGACGACAGAACATACAACAAGAACGAAGACGAGAAAGTATCGAACTGCGAGCGGATCTCACAAGTTTCGCCATTCTTGATGAGTCCCACCACCGAGACGTCCGCGCCCGACTCCGTCGACAACGCTACTGGAGTGTCCACACTGTCCAAGACCACACTCCCGACAGATGCGAAACACTCCAAACCCTCGGAATGTCTCTCCAAAGCGACAAGCATCGACTCCTGGTGCTCGAACGATACTCTCTACAATGTAGAAGAGAACTTCGACGACCTAGTCATGGACGCCGACATTGCAGAATTCGAAAACGAAAGACCAGAATTGATGAAAAGCGCCAGCACCGAGACGCTAACCCGTAACGATGAAGAGAAGGAACACAGTCATTGTTCCACTTACATCGTGCATGACAGCAAATCCGAAGCCTGCGAGACATTCTCGCCGGATTCTATCACAGCCAACGACAACTATACTTACACAAAAGCGAAGACGGAATTAGCAGGCGCTACCCCGTCAGTTCTTACTAAATCCGAAGTAAACGATTCGACTAAGAATACGACTAAAGACCTGGCGTATGGTACTTTACCGTCATATTCGAACTGTACTACGGAGCTGGTATCTGGCATAGACGAGCATTGGAGATTCCAACAACCTGAACTAGTGAGACGATCTCCTATCGCAGACCAAGCCATTTTCACTCCGCCTAGATTCACTGAAATCAAAGAATCATTACCAAACGATAGTCCCCAGATAACTACTGAGCCTGTGAAGAAAATGGATAGTATTGACATTACCTGTCTCCAAGATGATATCAATAGCCATAAGTCTGAGAGCTCGGATAGCCAGATTTTAATCGACATTGAAAGTCCGCAATGTAACTACAGAAACGACATGGCACCGTCCGTTACTAGTACACCTTTGACCGAAGCTGTAATTGAAGATGATAATGTAGAGGTTATACATATGCAGCTGCCAGAGGAATCTGAAAGCGCTGAGTCTTTAATTAATAGTATTCCGAACTTCCAGACTTTTTTGCAATCAGCTGAGATCAGGCCGCAGGATATCTCGTCAGCTTCTTGTGAACAATTAAACAGTCAAGATACAGGATTATTGCTTGAAGGTGAAAGCAGGACACTGAGTAGGGACAGCAATAGAGACAGCATGGTCGTGTCTGATCGAACGCCGACTTATTCCGATTTCGAAAGCTCTGCTGTTATGAAACCTCAAGAACTTAATTCAAGGGATAAGTCTAGTCAAAGTATGGAAAGCGGCATGAGTTCGGGGGACTTCAGACAATTCGAGAACTCCGTTAGGGCTTGTCCTCAAGACCTTTCTTCTTTAATTGATGCAAGTTCACTTTTTCTGACTAACGAGAGAAAAGTGAGCGAAGTCGAACCTAACAATGAATCGGATCAGAATAGTCAACCGAGACGGAGTGTCGAATCAATTCAAACTGTGGACGCAAGTTCACCAGTTATTACGAATTTAATCGAATCTCACCATCTAATACCTAATATAACTTATAACATGGTTGTGACTGACTTAGATGAAGAAGAAACCGATCAACCACATTCAATTATCATCACAGAAGTGCCGCAGGCaccaaaagaatttaaaaacaaagagGTTACTCTATGTAAAGGAGTAGAACCTCCCAAAGAAGCTGTAGAAGAGTTAAAAGAAAGTCCGAATAGAACCTTCGACTCCCATACTGAAATTAATAATTTGAATCACACTTACGATTCCCACACTGTGGTCTCACCAGTTATATCTTCGCAAGAAACCTCTAAACCCGAAACTAAAGTCAATGATCGCGAACCTAGGGTCAACGGAGTTGATGACGCCACGAAAGAAATAAAGCATCACGCCGAAAAATCAccaaaaacagaaataaaagaaACTAAAATCCAAACAGATTCAGAAAAAGAATTACCCAATGGATCAGTCACTGGTTTAGCAAAAGAAATAACATGCAATGGGAATGGTCAAAACTACGCGACAgttcattttttaaatgaaactttTGAAGAACTGTTGGAAAGCAATGTTGATGACAGTAAGAATGTTAAACTACCAGAGCCTAGTCTTGAAGAAACCAGTGCTATTGAGTTAGAGAGTCCTGACGTGAAAGGAGACGAGAAAACGCATGAAAACAATGTAGAGAAGGTATCAGACCTGGTGAATGGAGTGGAAGATAAAGTAATTCCAGTTACAGaggattttttacaaaatgagaaGAAGTTTTGCACGCTAGATTCGTATTTTCCTCTGTTAAGTGATATCAGGTTCACTG gTCCAGCAACAGAAATAATGAGCACGTCGTTCACACAAGACTCACCGACGGAGCCTGTATCACCCGAGTGCGAGCAGGACAACAAACCCGACGCGGCCGCTGATATCGTAAAAGAGTGGGACAGCGATAGCGAGTCCCACTCCAGCAATTCTTCCAGTGGAGAGTTTATTTGGAAG GACGGTGACGGACACGAGACGGCCGTCGTGCCAACCACGCACTTCGACCAT CAGCAGAAAGGCGGGTCACAGCCGAGTGCGCCGCCTCCGGGCGACGCTGCGCCAAGCGGGGCGGCGTCCGAGGGTTCTGCGGACTCGGGCTCCGGCAGCGAGGGCGACGAGGTAGAGTTCGTGCCTTCCTCCTGGGATTGCCGCGCCGCTCCCGCCAAGTCCTCATTGCGGAGCCTCGAACAAGCGCCGCCTACT GACGGCAAGAAGCGTGTGGTGTTCAAGCGCCAGAAATACCATTGCGTGTACGAGTACCCGCGGGAGCTTACCGAAGTGGACACACACTCGCCCGCCTACCTGCCCGACCTGTCCACCTACTGCG AGTGGGACCCATCGAGCGCCGAGGAAGCGGAGCTGGGCTATGGGCAGTTGTATGGAGCGCCCATGGACATGTACCAGCTGCGATCCGGCATTGCCTTCGGTTCGG aCTACGACGAAGATTTCTTCATATCGTCGTCGGCGCGGCCGTTCGAAAGCCTTGGCATCATGTCCACGACAAGCCAGTTCTTCCCCGGCATGCACGTGAAGCCGCAGCTGCTGGAGCACGACCTCGACGACGCCGACGACTTCCCCCCGCCCCCCTCACCGCTCGCACCCACCGCCCTCACCCAGACCAGAACACCATCCCTCGACTTCACCACCCCCGACTCCGGCGTCGAAGACTTCACGCCAGGATCCACCACCACAGAAGAAGACTTCAAGACCAAGAAAATCCCAGAAAGCGAGGTGAGTCAATGCTGGAAACCTATCGATAGCGGTAGCTCGAGCGAGTCCGTCAGCCCGAGTTCTCCCGGCGGCGAGGCTCTCGGCGGGCTCCGGCACACCAGAGACAAACTCAAGCTAGACCTGCCGCCCAGCCCGCACATACCATCGCCGAGACACAACAGAGTGTTCAACTTCGTGCTCGACAAGCCGAAGCGGCATCGCATCCCCGACGAGCGCCCGGCGGAGACCCCTCTCGTGATGACCGATGAGACCCCCATTGTAACCACGTCGTTGGCCATACAGAAGGACGCGGAAGACGTCACTGTTCCCGAACCGACGTTTTCCACCTTCGGAAAGGGTCACGCTAACCAAAAGAACGTAGAACCCGAAAACTCTGATCAGAAGATAATATTGACAGATGAAATAGAAGAAGAGACAGCCGAGGTGAAAGAGGAGAGTCCTGTAAAGGTGGAAGCTGTTAAGGGTGAGGGCACGGTGCTCGATAGTGGCGACGAGGACTCTGGCATTGAAAGCAGCTCCAAAGCCACACTCGAGAGGAAAACCCCAAACGTGTCGTAA